Proteins encoded in a region of the Carassius gibelio isolate Cgi1373 ecotype wild population from Czech Republic chromosome B5, carGib1.2-hapl.c, whole genome shotgun sequence genome:
- the LOC127957131 gene encoding cGMP-dependent protein kinase 2, which yields MGNGSMKLNPLKQVSGSTKSKNNGESSSVSQVLRVRVEELESQLKKKDEDLNAKELQIKHLEEQLALQRQTISEISDTLRNKCLQLSKLQDALKNQGELGLLPSPIKEKVSQCLTGLLRDTLNRRKGAKAGVSAEPSSRTYDSSGIPKFYFESARVWKEQSIKKLLTDALNKNQYLRRLEVQQVKDMVECMYERTYHQGEYVIKQGEQGNHLFVLADGKLDVFQHSKMLTSIAVWTTFGELAILYNCTRTASVKAASNVKTWALDREVFHNIMRMTAEARHEQYRNFLRSVSLLASLPGDKLTKIVDCLEVEYYNKGDYIIREGEEGNTFYIIANGKIQVTQSTQDHEEPQIINTLGKGDYFGEKALISDDVRSANIIADEDVVECLVIDRETFTQTVGTFDELKKYLQSYVENLTRDDKKRNAKRSGSCTPPTTPVSHDMIELKERESNFASTISFSCLEVISTLGVGGFGRVELVKVKNENMTFALKCIKKRHIVDNRQEEHIYSERRILLETNSPFIVKMYRTFKDSKYVYMLLEACLGGEIWSLLRDRGSFDEYTAKFCVGCVTEAFDYLHNNGIIYRDLKPENLMLDTDGYIKLVDFGFAKKLKCGQRTWTFCGTPEYVAPEIILNKGHGLSVDFWSLGILIFELLTGSPPFTGSDQMIIYTLILKGIEKMDLPKKITKRPGDLIRKLCRQNPSERLGNLKNGITDIKKHRWFTGFSWSGLKSRSLISPLKREVKGPTDHSYFDSYPPEDEIPPDETSGWDTDF from the exons ATGGGAAATGGATCGATGAAGCTGAACCCTCTTAAGCAGGTCAGTGGCTCCACCAAATCCAAAAACAATGGAGAATCAAGCTCGGTTTCTCAAGTTCTCAGAGTTAGAGTGGAAGAATTGGAGAGTCAACTAAAGAAGAAGGATGAAGACTTGAATGCCAAAGAGCTTCAGATCAAACATCTAGAGGAGCAGCTGGCCCTGCAGAGACAGACCATCTCAGAGATCTCTGACACCTTGAGGAACAAGTGTCTACAGCTCAGCAAGCTCCAGGATGCACTGAAGAATCAAGGGGAGTTAGGTCTTCTGCCATCACCTATCAAAGAAAAGGTCAGTCAGTGTCTCACTGGCCTGCTCAGAGATACCCTCAACAGGAGGAAAGGAGCAAAAGCTGGAGTTTCTGCAGAACCTTCATCTAGAACATATGATTCCAGTGGTATACCAAAGTTCTACTTTGAGAGTGCACGAGTCTGGAAAGAACAAAG TATAAAGAAGCTCCTCACAGATGCTTTGAACAAGAACCAGTATCTGAGAAGACTTGAAGTGCAACAGGTCAAAGACATGGTGGAGTGCATGTATGAGAGGACGTACCATCAGGGAGAATACGTCATTAAACAAGGAGAGCAGGGAAACCACCTGTTTGTGCTTGCAG ATGGCAAACTAGACGTCTTCCAGCACAGCAAGATGCTCACATCGATAGCAGTCTGGACCACATTTGGTGAATTAGCCATCTTGTACAATTGCACCAGGACTGCCTCAGTCAAAG CTGCCAGCAATGTGAAGACATGGGCCCTCGATCGAGAAGTCTTTCACAACATCATGCGGATGACTGCCGAGGCTCGACACGAGCAATACCGCAACTTCCTGAGGAG tgtttcaCTTCTTGCCAGTCTACCTGGGGACAAACTAACTAAGATTGTGGACTGCTTAGAGGTG GAGTATTATAATAAAGGAGACTACATCATCCGAGAGGGAGAAGAAGGAAACACCTTTTACATAATTGCCAATGGAAAG ATTCAAGTCACACAGAGCACACAGGATCATGAAGAGCCTCAGATTATCAACACCTTGGGGAAAGGGGATTATTTCGGAGAGAAGGCCCTCATCAG CGATGATGTCCGATCTGCGAACATAATCGCAGACGAGGATGTTGTGGAATGCCTTGTCATTGATCGAGA AACCTTCACTCAGACTGTTGGGACTTTTGATGAGCTTAAAAAGTACCTCCAGAGCTATGTGGAGAATTTAACACGGGACGATAAGAAGAGAAATGCTAA GAGGTCAGGAAGCTGCACTCCTCCCACCACCCCAGTGTCACATGACATGATAGAGCTGAAAGAGCGAGAGAGCAACTTTGCATCCACTATATCCTTCAGCTGCCTCGAGGTTATTTCCACGCTGGGAGTTGGAGGCTTTGGCAGAGTTGAACTG GTCAAAGTGAAAAATGAGAATATGACGTTTGCTCTGAAATGCATCAAGAAACGGCACATCGTGGATAACAGGCAGGAAGAACACATTTACTCCGAGAGGAGGATCTTGCTTGAGACCAACTCTCCTTTCATTGTGAA AATGTACCGCACTTTCAAAGACAGCAAGTATGTGTACATGCTGTTGGAGGCATGTTTGGGTGGAGAGATCTGGAGTCTTCTTAGAGACAG AGGGAGTTTCGATGAATACACTGCCAAGTTCTGTGTGGGCTGCGTAACAGAGGCCTTTGACTACCTACACAACAATGGCATCATATACAGAGACCTGAAGCCTGAGAATCTCATGCTGGACACAGATGGATACATCAAGCTG GTGGATTTTGGCTTTGCTAAGAAGCTCAAGTGTGGCCAGAGGACCTGGACGTTCTGTGGGACTCCAGAGTATGTTGCGCCTGAGATCATTCTCAATAAAGGTCACGGTCTCAGTGTGGACTTCTGGTCTCTTGGAATCCTGATCTTTGAACTTCTCACAGGAAG CCCCCCCTTTACTGGCTCAGATCAGATGATTATATACACATTAATTCTGAAAGGAATTGAGAAGATGGACTTGCCTAAAAAGATCACCAAGAGGCCCGGTGACCTTATTCGAAAGCTGTGCAG ACAAAACCCTTCAGAGCGACTGGGGAATTTGAAGAATGGAATAACTGATATTAAAAAACACAG ATGGTTTACAGGATTTAGCTGGAGTGGTCTGAAATCCAGAAGTCTGATATCACCACTTAAAAGAGAG